Genomic DNA from Bacteroidales bacterium:
TACATAACCTGCTGCTGTTATAAATACTGTTGCCAGTGTAAGCAGAAAAAAATAAAAACTACTAAGCTGTAAGTCAAGATTTTTAAGTTGTAGTAAGGGTTGTATTATACAGTATCTCATTAAGTAGAGAGTTGCTGCAACAATCAACAGGTTTTTAATACGTATGACTTTGAGAATTTTAATCATTGTAAAATATTTTACTGTTTATTAGTAGACGCCGGACCCCATTTATCGTTTAATCTTAAAACTTGCTCAATAACATCCCTAACACACCCTTTACCTCCCGAATAATTCGAAACATATACTGATATTCCTCGTATTTCAGGGGCAGCATCGGCAGGACAAGTTGGGATACCAACTTTTTTCATCACCTCATAATCAGGTAAATCATCTCCCATATAAAGTATTTCCGATGGCTCAATTCCATATTTGAAACGGAAATCCTCGAGAGCTTCAGTTTTATCATTTATTCCTAGGTAGATATCGGTTACTCCTAAACCTTTAAACCGCTCTTTGACTGATTCGGATTTTCCTCCGGAAATAATAGCTATTGGGAATCCTTTCTCTATTGCAACATGCACTGCGTAGCCATCACGAGTATTAGATGAACGTAAAAGGTCACCAGAGGGGTGAAGAATTACAGTTCCATCGGTAAAAACACCATCAACATCAAAAGCGAATGCTTTTACATTTCGAAGTAACTCTTTAAAATTCTGCATTATATATTATTAATCAAGGTTTTGTTGCTTGTGATTGAATGCTTAAAGTTAGTGCTTTATAAATTTCTGCCAATTCAGGTTTATATTCCTTTAACTTTTCAATATGTAGATTTATTGTATTTTGATCGAAACGGACTGCCGGCCCAGTTTGAGAAGAGGCTGGATCTCCGTCAAATGCTTTTTTTACAGTTTCATCAATCAACGGTCTAAGCAATTCGAAGTTAAATCCTTTTTCGCTTGAGATTTGATGTGAAATTGCAAATAGGTGATTAGTGAAATTATTAACGAAAACTCCAGTTAAATGAAGCCATGCAAGTGTTTCTGAGTTCACACGAATAACTTTACTGCTAATCATCGATGCAACATCACTTAGAGTAGTAAATGTCTTATCATTATTAGCATTAAGGCAAATGGGAATATCAGAAAATGTGATAATCCTGTTCTTTGAAAAACTTTGAAAAGGGTAGAAAACACCATATCCTTCTGACTTAATACTTGAAAGAACTTGAATACCGGTACTTCCACTTGTATGTACTATTATTCCTCTCGTAATAATGAGTTCTTTTACTATTTCAGGGATGATTTTATCAGGAACACATATAAAGTAGATATCTGCATTTTTATCTATTTCAGATATTTTTGACGTGTGAGCTGATTTTAACTGTACAGCTAACTGCTTCGCAGAGGTCTCACTACGAGAATATATCTGCAAAATATGGATATCTGAATTAAAAAGTGCGACGGCAAGGTTAGTGGCAAGATTCCCAGCACCTATAAAAACTACTTTATTTTTTTTATCCAAAGTCATCAGTTAGTGAAATCAGTTTGGCAATCAGGTAAAGTTAAAGGAATAATACCACACTTTATAAAAAGCAAAACTACAAAAAAACAAAACCACCAGATAAATTTTTATTTGGTGGTTTTAGTAGAAATTAGTCTAGCCTATTTTTTTCCTTTTAACTTTAGGAGGAGTGAGCACATTTCGTAATATTCTGATTCTTTGTAGTAATTTATAAGTCTTAGGAAGAAACTCTCGTCATTGAATTTTGGATGACTACTTTCGAAAATTAATTCACCACTTATGGTCTGGGAAAATACTAGATCGTCGTCATTATTTTCATCATTAATCGAAAAACTGTATTCCACGTTTTGGTCAGTGTTCATTGATGCATCATCATCAATGCTAGCATTTCGTACATTTATATCATTAGTATTGCTTTTATAAACCTCTTTTAGTTTTTTTAAATAGTTAACAAGTTCAACTTGAATTCTTAACATATCACGATTTTCGTCTCTTAGTTGACGGTTAATATTATAGCTTTTAGAGATGAGTTCGGACCTGTTCTCAACTAAAGGTTGAATGAGAATATTTTTTATGACCTCCTCGTTCTCTCTAATAATTTTAAAGTTTTGGTTTATGCGCTCCTTTAACATATTGACCAAAAGAATAATCTGCTCATTCATGTTATCCAACTCCTATATTTGATTAAGTATAGATTTTACGTAGAAACACGAAATTGGGTATATGTGTTTAAATAAAATTGATTAACGTACTTTTAGTGTTGATTAAATTCTCATATATGTTATAAATCACCACCAATCTTGATTTATGTCAACCCATTGAACAATTTAATATGCTAGTTATCAATTGAATCAACAATATGTAATAGTTTTCCATTTTATTTTATCTTTGTACGCTCGTTTTATCTTAGGATTAATGAATAAATGAACAAATAATACCTTGTAAACCATTAATATATAGTTATAAATTAATATAATTTAAATCTGAACATCAAATGAAAATTTTAGTTTGTATCAGTAATGTTCCTGACACTACAACAAAAGTTAAGTTTGTTGATGGTAACACAAAACTTGACACAACGGGAATCCAATGGATTATTAATCCTTGGGATGAGCTTTCACTAACCAGAGCCCTTGAACTTAAGGATGATTCAACTACTGGTGTGAAATCAGTTACCGTTGCTCATGTTGGGTTAATAGCCTCTGAACCAACAATTCGTAAGGCCTTAGCAATAGGTGCTGACGATGCAATTCGTGTTAATGCTGAACCTGCTGATGCTTATTATGTTGCCTCTCAACTTGCAGAAGTAATTAAAAAGGAGCAGTTTGATATTATAATTTGCGGTATTGAATCGAGTGATTTCAATGGCTCAACCGTTGGAAGTATGCTATCGGAACTTCTTGATTATCCTTCGGTTTCTTCAGTATCAAGTTTGAAAATTGAGAACGGACAAATTGTTATTAGCCGTGAGATTGATGGTGGTAAAGAGATTGTTAATGTTTCAACTCCATTCGTTGCTGTTGTTCAGAAGGGTATTGCAAAGGAACCCCGCATTGCTGCTATGAGAGGGATTATGATGGCAAGAACAAAGCCTATCAAATTATATGAGCTAATTGCTGCTGAGCCATTAACTCAGGTTGTTAGTTTTGAAATGCCAAAACCACGTGCTGCATGTAAATTTGTTGATGCAGAGAATCCAAAACAACTTATAGAACTGCTTCAGAACGAAGCTAAAGTAATTTAAACATTATCAATCGTAAATAATAAAATAAGATATGTCAGTTCTAGTATTTACCGAGAATTGGGATGGGAAGTTTAAGAAACTTTCATTCGAGTTAGCATCATACGCATCAAAGGTTGCTGAGATGCTCAACACTAACGCTGTTGCTTTATCTATTGGCAATGTTGATGAAAGCGAGTTAAAGAAACTTGGCAACTATGGTGTTAAAAAAGTTGTTAGTATAAATAATGACACCTTAAAAAGTTTGGATGACCGAGCATATACAAGTGTGATTGCGGAAATTGCACAGAAAGAAGGCTCAAAGGTTATTATCCTTTCTAATAATAATATGGGTAAAGGTTTAGCCCCAAGATTATCTGTAAGATTAAAGGCTGCAATTGGTGCTGGCGTTAGCCAACTTCCTTTAAGTACTAACCCATTTACAGTTTACAAAAGAGCGTTTTCGGGCAATGCATTTGCACATCTCGAACTCAAGACTGATGTTAAAATTATAACCTTAGCACAAAACTCATTCGAGTTGATCGAGACCGCTAATGGAGCATCTGTTGAGAATATCAGCGTTAATGTAGATGCATCAAATATAAAAGTGCAGGTTAAAGATGTTCAGAAACAAACTGGGAAAATCCTTATTACCGATGCGGAAATAGTAGTTTCTGGTGGTCGTGGTATGAAATCTCCTGATAACTGGGGACCTCTTGTAGAACTTGCAAATCTTTTGGGTGCTGCAACTGCATGCTCACGCCCTGTTTCCGATGAGGGTTGGAGATCTCACGAAGAGCATACCGGACAAACCGGAAAGATTATTGCTCCAAATCTATATTTTGCAATTGGTATTTCGGGTGCAACACAGCATATAGCAGGAGTTAGCTCCTCAAAATATATTGTTGCGATAAATACCGATAAGGATGCTCCAATCTTTGGTGCTGCTCAATATGGAATTATTGGTGATGCCAGTAAAGTTCTTCCTAAACTTGTTGAGGCTGTAAAAGAAGTAAAGGGGAAATAGTAATAATTTTAAACGCAAAGTCGCAAAGTCGCAAATTTTTCTTAGCGCCTTGGCGACTTAGCATTTAGTAAATAGATACATATTAACTAAACTATGATTAAACAGATAGTTTTTGCAATAGCACTTCTTATCACTCTTGGTGCATTTACCTTTACCATCCTTAGAATAATTAGTTTTTTTAAACTTACCAAGAAGGCATTCCCCGTTCGTGATTTTGGAAAACGATTCGGAGTGATGATGGAGGTTGCATTTGGGCAAACCAAGATTTTTCGTCGACCAGTAATTGGATTCCTTCACGCCCTTGTTTTCTGGGGATTTTGCGTTATTCTGATTGGCAGTATTGAAATGGTGATTGATGGACTCTTTGGAACAGATAAGGTTCTGAAATTTCTAGGCTTATTCTATGATATCATAATGGCTTCAGGAGACGTTTTTGCTCTTCTAATCGCAATTTCCATTTTAGTATTTTTATTCCGCAGAGTATTCCTACACATCAAACGTTTTGAAGGCATTGAGATGAAGAAAATCTCTCATCTTGACGCAAACATTGCACTTTCAATTATCCTCTTTCTGATGCTTTCACTTTTAGGGATGAACTCAGCATATTATAGTCATACAACTCTTGTTGGAGGCACAATTGAAGGAGTATATCCTGTAAGTAAATTCTTATCAGCAATCTTTTCAGGTCTAACGACAGATTCAACCTTGGTTCAGTATGAAATCTTTTGGTGGATGCATATTCTGTTGATCTTCCTATTCGCAAATATGTTGCCTTATTCAAAGCATTTCCATGTTTTCATGTCGGTTCCAAATGTTTTCTTATCAAGATTAGAACCTCTTGGAAAATTGCCAAACATGGACAATGTTACTCGTGAAGTAAAGTTGATGATGGATCCCAATACCGCATTTGCTACCCCCGCTGCTGGTGCACCTATAGAACGCTTTGGGGTTAAGGATGCAGAGGATGCTTCGTGGAAAAACTATTTTGATTCTTTAGCCTGCACCGAGTGCGGACGCTGTACCTCTGTTTGCCCAGCAAACATCACTGGTAAAAAACTTTCTCCTCGTAAAGTGATTATGGATTTAAGAGCAAGAATGAAGGAGAAAGGGCCGATGCTTGTAAAAAACGGCAAGGATTATACCGATAACAAATCATTACTTCGAGACTATATCTCCGAAGAAGAGTTATGGGCTTGTACAACTTGTAACGCTTGTGCTAAGGAATGTCCGATAAATATTAATCATCCAACACTGATTATTGATATGCGACGCTATTTAGTAATGGAAGAGGGTTCTGCACCTGGTGAATTAAAGGCTGTTTTCAGCAATATTGAAAATAATGGTGCTCCATGGCAGTATTCATCTGAAGACCGACTACTTTGGGCTGCAGATCTAGAAATGAATGTGAAATAAAAAGAGTAATGTGCCAATGTGTCAATGGATCAATAAGACAATGTTTAAATAATTAATAGTTTAATAATCAACTCGAGGCACGTTTTCACAATTAACAAACAATGAATAAATGGAAACACGTAAAATAGAGATTCCAGTAATGGCAGACCTTTTTGGGAGGGGTGAGAAACCCGAATATCTATTCTGGGTTGGCTGTGCTGGGGCTTACGATGATAGGTATAAGAAGGTGGCCAGAGCTTTTACAAAAATACTAACACACCTAAATGTTAGCTTTGCAGTTCTTGGTAAAGAGGAGTCATGTACTGGCGATCCTGCACGTAGGGCTGGAAATGAGATGCTTTATCAGATGCAGGCTCTTCAAAATATCGAACTATTTAAGATGTATGAGGTTAAAAAGATTATTACAATTTGCCCTCATTGCTTTAATATCTTCAAAAACGAATACCCCGATTTAGGCGGAAATTGCGAGGTAATCAGCTACGTCCAGTTACTCGATAAGTTTATGGATGAAGGTAAACTAAAGTTAGATGCATCCAAACTTAAGAACAATAGAATAACCTACCATGATCCATGCT
This window encodes:
- a CDS encoding (Fe-S)-binding protein — encoded protein: MADLFGRGEKPEYLFWVGCAGAYDDRYKKVARAFTKILTHLNVSFAVLGKEESCTGDPARRAGNEMLYQMQALQNIELFKMYEVKKIITICPHCFNIFKNEYPDLGGNCEVISYVQLLDKFMDEGKLKLDASKLKNNRITYHDPCYLGRSNDIYDEPRSILKSLTTNYVEMDRNKSFALCCGAGGAQMFKEAEKGNKEVFIERTEDALKTNPKIIATACPFCMTMMTDGLKYKNKEEEIKNYDIAELIAISLEL
- a CDS encoding electron transfer flavoprotein subunit alpha/FixB family protein, whose translation is MSVLVFTENWDGKFKKLSFELASYASKVAEMLNTNAVALSIGNVDESELKKLGNYGVKKVVSINNDTLKSLDDRAYTSVIAEIAQKEGSKVIILSNNNMGKGLAPRLSVRLKAAIGAGVSQLPLSTNPFTVYKRAFSGNAFAHLELKTDVKIITLAQNSFELIETANGASVENISVNVDASNIKVQVKDVQKQTGKILITDAEIVVSGGRGMKSPDNWGPLVELANLLGAATACSRPVSDEGWRSHEEHTGQTGKIIAPNLYFAIGISGATQHIAGVSSSKYIVAINTDKDAPIFGAAQYGIIGDASKVLPKLVEAVKEVKGK
- a CDS encoding electron transfer flavoprotein subunit beta/FixA family protein encodes the protein MKILVCISNVPDTTTKVKFVDGNTKLDTTGIQWIINPWDELSLTRALELKDDSTTGVKSVTVAHVGLIASEPTIRKALAIGADDAIRVNAEPADAYYVASQLAEVIKKEQFDIIICGIESSDFNGSTVGSMLSELLDYPSVSSVSSLKIENGQIVISREIDGGKEIVNVSTPFVAVVQKGIAKEPRIAAMRGIMMARTKPIKLYELIAAEPLTQVVSFEMPKPRAACKFVDAENPKQLIELLQNEAKVI
- a CDS encoding HAD-IIIA family hydrolase, translated to MQNFKELLRNVKAFAFDVDGVFTDGTVILHPSGDLLRSSNTRDGYAVHVAIEKGFPIAIISGGKSESVKERFKGLGVTDIYLGINDKTEALEDFRFKYGIEPSEILYMGDDLPDYEVMKKVGIPTCPADAAPEIRGISVYVSNYSGGKGCVRDVIEQVLRLNDKWGPASTNKQ
- a CDS encoding DUF2520 domain-containing protein, whose protein sequence is MTLDKKNKVVFIGAGNLATNLAVALFNSDIHILQIYSRSETSAKQLAVQLKSAHTSKISEIDKNADIYFICVPDKIIPEIVKELIITRGIIVHTSGSTGIQVLSSIKSEGYGVFYPFQSFSKNRIITFSDIPICLNANNDKTFTTLSDVASMISSKVIRVNSETLAWLHLTGVFVNNFTNHLFAISHQISSEKGFNFELLRPLIDETVKKAFDGDPASSQTGPAVRFDQNTINLHIEKLKEYKPELAEIYKALTLSIQSQATKP
- a CDS encoding 4Fe-4S dicluster domain-containing protein, encoding MIKQIVFAIALLITLGAFTFTILRIISFFKLTKKAFPVRDFGKRFGVMMEVAFGQTKIFRRPVIGFLHALVFWGFCVILIGSIEMVIDGLFGTDKVLKFLGLFYDIIMASGDVFALLIAISILVFLFRRVFLHIKRFEGIEMKKISHLDANIALSIILFLMLSLLGMNSAYYSHTTLVGGTIEGVYPVSKFLSAIFSGLTTDSTLVQYEIFWWMHILLIFLFANMLPYSKHFHVFMSVPNVFLSRLEPLGKLPNMDNVTREVKLMMDPNTAFATPAAGAPIERFGVKDAEDASWKNYFDSLACTECGRCTSVCPANITGKKLSPRKVIMDLRARMKEKGPMLVKNGKDYTDNKSLLRDYISEEELWACTTCNACAKECPININHPTLIIDMRRYLVMEEGSAPGELKAVFSNIENNGAPWQYSSEDRLLWAADLEMNVK